A region of the Ranitomeya variabilis isolate aRanVar5 chromosome 5, aRanVar5.hap1, whole genome shotgun sequence genome:
aaagatacatgaaaaactgggtgtaccttcattgtcctaggcagcttcagccggcaggccacagagctcacaatactgttgatcttgaaagggccaatgaatttctgtccaagtttttgtgaaggaacatttaacttcagattcttagttgctaaccacacggaatctcctaccttgaacatgggtgcaggtttacggaatctatcagccgatctcttataacgttcttgagctgtggtcagggattccttcagaacctccagattctgtctcatcgcagtcagcctttcctccactgccggaaccggagaattggagacctaggtaaaatacacggacgataacccagattggcaaagaaaggtgtaaatttagtggaggcgctctgagaattattatatgaaaattcggctaacggcaacaactccaaccactcatcctggagatggctgacataacatcttagatattgttccagcgtctggttggtacgctcaggtctgaccatttgtctggggatggtaagcagaagagagacagacattaatattgagtgcagaacaaaaccccttccagaatcttgaagtgaactgtactccacggtcagagatgatctcatccggaaccccgtgcaaccgaaagacattctgtataaccaagttcactgtatctttagctgaggggaggccggtgcacggaacaaaatgagcagcttcagtcaggcgatcaactaccaccatgattgtattcatgccccccgatgtaggcagctccacaataaagtccattgatatagacccccaagggcaggacggaacaggtaatggttgtagaagacccgtaggtgccacatgaggagtcttgtaatgggcacatacctcgcaagagagaacatagtccttggtatccttcaggcaagttggccaccagaagaatcggctcaggaactcttgtgtcttctgtacccccctgtgaccagccaacttggagtcatgtaccaacttgaggatctgcagacggacgacctccgggacgtagatacgtcgatatctgaaccacatgccacccttaaagacaagattaatatccacaggtgggttagccagaaatacatcaccttcataggcctccctgcactccttccacaagtcctgatcgtggataactccgatgaaattggcatcagatagaatggtcttggacggggctccaggtacggaatccgcagcatggattcgggataaagcatcagctttcccattacgagaatcttgacggtacgagataacaaagttaaattgatttaaaaataagttccaacgagcctgacgaggagaaagacatctagcggatctaaggattgcgatggtcagttagcactatgatctgttgtgcagctccttgcagatgatgcctccattctttgaaagccgcaataatagccagcaattctttgtctcccacatcgtaattcttctgtgctgaggttagtctacgggaaaagaaagcacaaggatgtagcaaactcttctctccagttctttgggagagaatagaccccaaagcattatcagaagcgtccacctccacaatgaaaggaagtgttggatctgggtgtatcaacagcggtgctgatgtgagacagatcttaagccgatcaaaagcttcttgagcctgtgatgaccacttaaagggcttttccttctttgttaaggaagtaatgggacggacaatatcagaaaaatttcgaatgaagcgtctgtagaaattttcaaaaccaataaaacgttggacctccttaacgttcttgggtatcggccagtcaaggatagcctgaatcttaccagattccatgttcagcccctggggagagatgatataacctacgaactgtatctcagaacgatggaactcgcatttctccagcttaatatacagatggttctctttcagacgtcttaaaacagttttgacatgttcttcatgttcccgtagagagtcagaaaagattagtatatcgtccaaatagatcactacaaactgcttcaacaaatctctgaaaatgtcattagcaaggtgttgaaatgttgcaggggcgttacaaagcccgaagggcatcacaagagattcaaagtgtccataccggcatctgaatgctgtcttccactgatcccctggacgaatatgcaccaaattataagccccacgaagatccagtttagagaacaccttagcatggcggactctttccagtaattcgggaatcagaggcaaagggtaacggttttgtacggttaccttattgagttctcgatagtcaagacagggtctcagggtcccatccttcttctttacaaaaaagataggtgcccctgctggtgaggaagaaggacgtatgaagcctgtggccagattttcatcaatatactcttttaaggcttgaagctcaggtgacgCAAAAGGGTAtaagttaccaaaaggaatggctgccccaggaagcagctcaatgggacagtcataatgcctgtgtggaggaagctgatctgcattcttcttgtcacagatgtcagagaactctataagctggaggtaaagaaaatacctgtacatgtggttccgtagccgtggactcagggacagcttctgttaacgctgagttgctccttgttgggaagataatgtccttggtctcccagttgataattgggttctgagaacgcaaccaaggaatgcctaaaatcacaggaaaatgagaagaaattagcaagaaagaaagttgctcctgatgattaggctccaacaaaatttcaaggggtacggtctcctgatccacaggcccagagattaaaggtgacccattcactgtttccatggtaattggagaggctctttgctgaattttaataccatgttccttggcaaatgcgatatccatgaaattgccacctgcaccagagtcaatcatagctgaactggaaatccactgtcctgaacacaggatcttaatagggagagaacagtgagagttcttttccttcagctccttggggggtgaagtcatagaaagtgaatggaatacagcgtttaaaggcaggctacattcagagatgtcagattaatcatcacagttgtcatactcccctattgctgctagcaccttgttaggccgtctaggacacttaggacaattgatcaagaagtggtcagactggccgcagtagaaacatagactttcacgaaggcgatgctcccggcgctcattgatctcgcgcctctgaacggaatcaatttgcatgggcacctcctccacctcccgaaaggttttacctgcaggctctttggaaggaagggaaaagttagaaacacggttatatgcagcaaatttctcctgcctacgctcagtaaggcgaatgtctatgcgcacacaatgctgtataaatgtctctagctcttgtggtgactcagagcgggctagttcatcttttacaatactagacagaccccttttaaacataggcaattgtgcataactatcccaattggtatctaccgccaatctcctgaattcagtggcatactcaataacagaacgtttagcctggcgtaaagacaacaaagcagattcagcggttgcatggcgattagggtcatcaaacattaatgccatagcggccaagaaatcatccaagccatttaaccgtgggtcacgagactcaatcatcggattcgcccaggctagcgctcatgaggtcagtagcattattacacacaatactttggatctatcagtaggaaaacggtcagcatgcacatcaaaatatagcaatcattgattcacaaagccacgaaatttgtcgcgatcaccattaaatctgaatgggggcaacttaggtggctagctgatggcggttgcccagagggtaaagtcacttgtgcagctatttgcgtgcttatgtcctgaaaagcccgtccatactgggactctatgccagcaagtttgttttcctgggctgccatgcggttgctcaagtcctgcaaagtttgtccaaacacttgttgattgtgttcaaagcttccaaacttcttttgcagaccttccacatctttctgcagtgatctaattatggaaaacacctgctctaatctgctctctgcagtcattgttccagcagtctccttttttttaagtctagagtattctgtaataattataggggataactcaggagactctttgcgtggaacaagacaactacaggacacagttttctaagtggtaaagtctatattatcacacggtgattcaaacaggtgcagagagaaactcaagtccacaacacttggtgcaaataataaacgcagcttagcagtctataggaaacttcagaggaaaatgcaatcaagcagaaagtctatgaagcacagttattcttgaggatacttgacacgaataaatccttgtcttagtccaggcacagatagatatgcttattaggcagttcaaatcatatcttagctcaatcagggaggcctggttaatagtctcaggtttttgcaaagcagaaacagcttacatgtccagcatatgcagatggaagtaaacacgagcagcagatgaaggaggattactggaaacttgtgtatgcagcaggaactcagagcagagtagcaggatcaccacacaggttcacaggagcaggtgtatagccagggagtaatcagaggtcaggagctggatgcaaggcagaatactctagcacagactgaaggctggggtggagttttatagcagcaagacaaagtgcacatgagaccaaagacgccatcttggaaaagggcagtaatgcacaaaaggtaaaaaatgttcagagtcctgacagtctgctttacatcagcacaattttggaaccaactttttttttgttaggaagttatacgggttaaaagttgaccagcgatatctcatttttacagggaccacatcacatttgaagtcactctgaggggtctatatgatataagatacccaaaagtgagaccattataaaaacagcacccctcaatgtgctcaaaaccacattcaagaagtttattaacccttcaggtgcttcacaagaatttttggaatgtggaaaagaaaatgaacatttaacttttttttcccaaaaaattttacttcagatccCAAATTTGTTAttctgacaagggtaacaggaaaaatggaccccaaaatttgttgtgcaatttctcctgagtacaccgatattccATATGTATGCGaatactacttttcaggcacagtgcaaagttcagaagggaagaggcgccagattttactgttaggcctgggtcacacctaacgtataaaaatatggtccgttttttacggtcgtaatatgcagaaatgttccctgaacagtgatccgtatgtcatccgttggcaaggtgtggctgtgtattttgcgcatataatcctccatatgtcatccgtatagCGTTTTCTTTTTATCCCAACCTTCCAAAATGGATATTTAACGGTAATGAGGCCTGCaaaaaatttaaatcatcatcagtaaccctatttattgcctctacaacaggtggaagcctccaatctggccattttgttgctgtgcttgtgttggtgtattggtggtttgttggcaacatgtcagacatacttaggttcaccccaactgagcgtgttctatacaactgggttttgtcacgccgctttggccagccatacccagtgatagtggatccaaggaggaggagacaaatgtgggtccatccacttttgaggcaacggctcactaaaggccatttccactgtctctatgcatctctgcggacacatccagacaagttttatcaatattgccgcatgagccttgccacctttgatcttttgttggagacagtgcaccctgggatcacctttcaggacaccaggatgcgcaaatgtatatctgctgaggagcgtcttctccttacgttACGGTTTTATTCCTCCTCCTTGTACTCTATGTTGATGACGTGTCTCTAAATGTCTTAGCTAGTTCTGCTTACCAGTTTCTCTTATTTTATTCTTAATATATCTCAAATCTCTACACTTAGTAGTAACAATATGTTATTAATGTGACATTCACATAGGCAGTGTTACATTTTTTTAAGGTAGTGatagcctggcttgttagttccacacagtacttaTGTTCTATATGAATTGTTTTAAACCTTGAaccagttttaattttttttttttttttttaaacagtttttttaATTTTAGCTTCCTTACAACTGGTCTATCTTATGCTGCACTCCATCATGAATTTTTGATTGGGAAGTCTACAATCTCAGGCATAGTCTGGTCTACCTGTTCAGTAATCTGGTCCCGACTTCATCAGGTGGTCGTGCCTgagcccaagatggaagactggttGCGGATGGCCTGGGGATCTGAGGAACACTGCCAATTTCccaattgtattggagcccttgatgggaaacacatccgtgcgtgtaagccgccgaactcagagtcccaattctataattataaacaatatttttctgtagtgttgttAGCTCTGGTTGACattcactacaggtttataattgtagacattaggGCCTATGGGAGAACGGGAGACTCTCTAAAGTCTttaattcttccattatgggtcagcgtctgcgcaataaccagttggacctaccaccacctcgtcagcttccaggctccaatcaagattctgtgccttatgtccttgtttcagatgaggcctttcaattaaccaggcatgtaatgaggccatatcccTGTCGAAACCTGGACCACCGGAGCCTATCACGCGCACtgtgactggtggagtgcgcctttggcattctttgtgccaaaaggcgggtcctccagtcagccattcagctgagtaAAGCCAACGTAAATGAGGTCATCAAAGGATGTGTGGTCCTACATAATTTCACCCGACTTCATGAATGctcctcatctgatggtgctgaaggtgtgttgggcaatgtgggtagACCTAGATCACATGTGATCCCTCATCGTCGTGCGCTTTCCAGACTGAAAGTACATGATATTTTTACTAATTATTTTGtgacacctcagggtgctactccctggcaagagcatgctgtatctatgctgtaagtttaaaatgtttgtgtatataaacttatacttttttcatttaagttgttgtgtgtgCTCATTTTATTTGttatggtttttttttcattttgtatctTGTATTAATTATTTTAAGAAGAGACAAAACttggcatttttaaattttttataaagCCAAAAGATAAATctggttttaagaaaaaaaaaaagttgtcataTGGCTTTTGAGGCCATACCCTTTTTTCAAATGTTGTAAAACATAACAATGAAACATCAACAGTAATTTGCTATAGCAAAATCAGATAACAAAATCCATTATACATTTTGGAATGTTGATGGAGGTGATGGCGGGAGTCCAGCCTATCTTTCTTTCTGGCTTTGGTGTACAACTTGGCTTTCGCCCTGTGTGGGTGCATAATCTTGGCCATGATGTGTGTTGTGGCCAGGATCAAATTAGTGAGTGGCAAAGTGTCCATAGGGATAATTTACATTATACTCCTGGGGATTCTGGAAGCCACGtgactcataccccccaatatgacCATGTAGtcgaaacccaggttgggaccagcctcctacactgggtctgtacaagtggccatattgggcaggtggGTTATAAgatgccatttgggcctgttgTGGCTAAGGTTGGTTTTGGGGAGgaatgggttgaggtgtaggcaccagTGGAGGAGGTGCATCAGATCCATATTGCCCATTCACATCTGGGTTGGGGTTAACTCGGAGCAGGTTATGGGGTGACCGATGCCACCCCTCCAAGAACTCAAGTAACTCATATGAGGTATTGGGGGGTGTGCATGAATCAATGAGGATCTGAAGTGATCCtcgcacacgtagcctcacctcacggggtagggCACGTAAGTACCGGGCCAGACTGCGGGAATATGCATCCTCATCCCGGGCAGCCCTGGACAGGTAATTCAGCACCCCCGTGTCAACATGCCTCCTTGTATCAGAGGCAGGGATGTCTCGCCTTCGTCGCCTACGGCGGGATATGACAGCAGGCTGGGGGGAGGCCTCCagaggaacagtagggctgctgctgtagcCTGGTTCATCAAGGTTGCAGGGTGCTGGTGCAGCTGCTGGTCCAAGTCCTGTTGCAGCTACTGGTGCTGGTGCAGGTGGAGCTTGGGTGATGCAGCTGGAAGGCTGagaagatggaccagccacctcttcaccttccccgaccTGATCAATAATGGACTCAGAATCAGATCCTGTCTCCCTCCCAGTAtggttggactgagttctgttaggAAATTGAATAAAAGTTTTAGACATATGACCGTAAAaagcatatgtgtaatgtggtgtgatgtatgtacagtacttacggtctcagatccataaTGGGAGCCAGAAATGCCAGTCGGTCAAAATATATTTATTTGCTCTTGGTCGGTGCTGTatccccactcctggcccgctgctgacgtTCACGCCTATATTGGTCGCGGATGCTGAGCCAGTGTCTCATAACATCTTCAACTGCAATGACAGAcaataattacatagttacatagttagtaaggccgaaaaaagacatttgtccatccagttcagcctatattccatcataataaatccccagatctacgtccttctacagaagctaataattgtatgatacaatattgttctgctccaggaagacatccaggcctctcttgaacccctcaactgagttcgccatcaccacctcctcaggcaagcaattccagattctcactgccctaacagtaaagaatcctcttctattttggtggaaaaaccttctctcctccagacgcaaagaatgcccccttgtgcccgtcaccttccttggtataaacagatcctcagcgagatatttgtattgtccccttatatacttatacatggttattagatcgcccctcagtcgtcttttttctagactaaataatcctaatttcgctaatctatctgggtattgtagttctcccataccctttattaattttgttgccctcctttgtactctctctagttccattatatccttcttgagcaccggtgcccaaaactggacacagtactccatgtgcggtctaactagggatttgtacagaggcagtataatgctctcatcatgtgtatccagacctcttttaatgcaataATAATGTATAAGGACATTGCGCACATTAGATCAACAAGTTTATTGAcattttacatagtcatgtggactatgaatatggacgcgactccactcccataggggtggagccgcatatccaTTAGTGTAATGAGCAGtgcgatgtgaccgctgaacataggacgaAGCTGAcgactcccggagaccatctgtcagtgagaagatgccagggaccgcgccgagagcaggtgagtataacgggggagggtaagcattccgatattcacctgtccccattccacctctgtgcgccgctccatcttccgcgtcctctggctgtgacgttcaggtcagagggcgcgatgacgtggttagtgtgcgccgccctctgcctgaacagtcactgcagaggaagcGGAAGATGGGAGAGacgcccggtggtggaacggggacaggtgaatatcgcaagtgccaggggcctgctcaggacaagaggtaaggatgtcattttttttttttatcgcaacagcAGCATATGGGccacatgtttctatggagcatcttatgtggccataatcaatcattatgcagcattatatggggcacattatctatggagcatcttatggggccataatcaatcattaggcagcattatatggtgcacattttctatggagcatcttatggggccataatcaaccattatgcagcattatatggggctcattatctatggatcatcttatggggccataatcaatcattaggcagcattatatggtgcacattttctatggtgcatcttatggggccataatcaaccattatgcagcattatatcgggcacatttgctatggagcatcttatggggccataatcaaccattatgcagcattatatagggcacattttctatggaacatattatggggccataatcaacctttatgcagcattatatgggggttgGGGACAAGAgattctcagtgctgcaaagccttCCCCATAGGAATGTCATCACCCTCCCGATGAGATAGCATCGGACCTCCATCTAGTactatagaaactgtcagctctgcactgacaaagtTGCACATCATGCAcagggcatgatcagcaagtttgctaggtctggtgacccgaatgttgtcatgatgacatcgagtcaccatggcaacgaaCTGGACCCCGCGTCACGCCGAGGGGTCTCCGATGCAAACGCAGAGGGGCCGTCAGCCCTCTGCCGCCTTCCGGTATACTGCGATCAGCATttgaggggttaaagtgccgggggcagtcagtgaccgctcctggcacttaattTCGGGTGCTGGctttcagaatcagctgacatccgaCGGCAATCGCCCGCACACCCCCTCGAGTGTGCAGGAGATCGCTCAGATGTAATAAtacgtccctggtcaaataggcccagggcaggggacggattattacgtctgatgtcagaatggggttaaaaaatcttttggccaaaacaaaagctgctggctatgtatgtgataaggTGTTtgctgggaactgttaatatctgtttgttgaggatgtggtgcagaagtcgaGTTTTTCCATAAGGGGCGGtggaactgtggaaggttcgaggtatggaggcggagctggggtggagtcttAAGGAggtccaaaaattttgccagtgtaGGGCCTGAAGTTCCTAGTGGCATCCCTGATCATGTTACTGTCCCATATCCTCATTGGTCTGGTCCAGTCCATCGTTATGGTGATTATGTTAAACCCACTTTATACTTTTCTATATACAACCCAAGTTCCAAGATAAGTTGTcatgctgtgtaaaatgtaaagaaaacaagaatgcaatgatttgtaaATCTCGTAGGCATACTTAATGAACTGAAcagtagaaattgatggcagcaacatctAAAAAAAAGTAGGGTTATCGCCATGTGTATCAAAGTTTAAAATAGTATGCACAGTAAATGTCTGGGAATAGAGGAGACCAATCAGTGGAGGTTTGAGAGAAATGTTTTGTCCCATTCTTGCCTGATGTAGGATTCTAATTGCTCAACAGTCCTGGGTCTTCTTTAGCTGGAATTTTCATTTCATCTTTCCATTGGTGAAAGATCTGGACTGCAGGTGGCCGGTCATGCGCACTACTTCGACAACCCCTTCTCATCCTTCATGTTTGGccacgttaaaataaaaacacctatagtcACCTCCCGTGGCAGTGCCGTTCTCGAGGTGTTGGCATTAGCATTCATTTCCTTGGCTAATGTGAGATTGTTATGACGTGATCCTGGTACCCAATCAGCActagcgtcactgtccccgccttcggacaaatcaaacatcaagaggaagtcagagagcaccTGTAACCCTGACTTCTTATTGATGTTCAATACATTTGAAGGTGGGAACAGTAACGCCAGTGCGGATTGGGCACCAGGCAACCTCATTTGAGTCCCAGGAAAGCAAGTACCAAAACCACTGGAATGGTGCCAGCACTTGAGGCAATAGGAATCAGAAGGgggtgtccaagtagtggacaatcttTTCAAAAATAACTGAAAAAAGGCTCTCACACAGTTCTATCAAGG
Encoded here:
- the LOC143776382 gene encoding uncharacterized protein LOC143776382 isoform X2; amino-acid sequence: MWFRYRRIYVPEVVRLQILKLVHDSKLAGHRGVQKTQEFLSRFFWWPTCLKDTKDYVLSCEVSNSPVPAVEERLTAMRQNLEVLKESLTTAQERYKRSADRFRKPAPMFKGRVVPPPQPVVIDGQEQFVVEEIIDSRVRRNRLQYLIRWQGYPPEEDSWEPVENINAQQKISHFHQRFPQKPGPGSS
- the LOC143776382 gene encoding uncharacterized protein LOC143776382 isoform X1, which produces MWFRYRRIYVPEVVRLQILKLVHDSKLAGHRGVQKTQEFLSRFFWWPTCLKDTKDYVLSCEVSNSPVPAVEERLTAMRQNLEVLKESLTTAQERYKRSADRFRKPAPMFKVGDSVWLATKNLKLNVPSQKLGQKFIGPFKINSIVSSVACRLKLPRTMKVHPVFHVSLLKPVSPNTFQGRVVPPPQPVVIDGQEQFVVEEIIDSRVRRNRLQYLIRWQGYPPEEDSWEPVENINAQQKISHFHQRFPQKPGPGSS
- the LOC143776384 gene encoding uncharacterized protein LOC143776384; amino-acid sequence: MDLRPTQSNHTGRETGSDSESIIDQVGEGEEVAGPSSQPSSCITQAPPAPAPVAATGLGPAAAPAPCNLDEPGYSSSPTVPLEASPQPAVISRRRRRRRDIPASDTRRHVDTGVLNYLSRAARDEDAYSRSLARYLRALPREVRLRVRGSLQILIDSCTPPNTSYELLEFLEGWHRSPHNLLRVNPNPDVNGQYGSDAPPPLVPTPQPIPPQNQP